From Hymenobacter sedentarius, a single genomic window includes:
- a CDS encoding cysteine desulfurase family protein, translating into MTPNPSSAPAFVYFDNAATTPLDPEVLEAMLPFLSQHYGNPSSLHGPGRQVRAAIENARKTVAHLLNAAPAEISFTSGGTEADNYAAFGSIRTLGLKHAITSPLEHHAVLHPLQAMAKTGEIELHYVRHDAQGRLDLGHLEELLATQPRTFVSLMHANNEIGNLNDIEAIGDICARHQAVFHTDTVQTMGHYRHDVQKLKNQFLVGSAHKFHGPKGVGFLYTRSGMQVSPLIHGGSQERNVRSGTENVYGIVGLAKALEIAIRDLAAHQAHVQGLKDRFIEKLRAEIDDVQFNGLSAQADQSLYTVLSVSLPLSPINEMLLFNLDISKIAASGGSACTSGAQAGSHVLEALGCDPDRATVRFSMSKMNTAAEVDYAVAQLAKLYRPVAA; encoded by the coding sequence ATGACACCCAACCCCTCTTCCGCCCCCGCCTTCGTTTATTTCGACAACGCCGCCACCACCCCGCTCGACCCTGAAGTGCTGGAGGCCATGCTGCCTTTCCTGAGCCAACACTACGGCAACCCAAGCAGCCTGCACGGGCCGGGCCGCCAAGTGCGGGCCGCCATCGAAAACGCCCGCAAGACGGTGGCGCACCTGCTGAATGCCGCCCCGGCCGAAATTTCTTTCACGAGCGGCGGCACCGAGGCCGATAACTACGCGGCTTTTGGCAGCATCCGCACCCTGGGGCTGAAGCACGCCATCACCTCGCCGCTGGAGCACCACGCCGTGCTGCACCCGCTGCAGGCCATGGCCAAAACCGGCGAAATTGAGCTGCATTATGTGCGGCACGACGCCCAGGGCCGTTTAGACCTGGGCCATTTGGAGGAACTGCTGGCCACGCAGCCCCGCACCTTTGTGAGCCTGATGCACGCCAATAATGAAATTGGCAACCTGAACGACATTGAGGCCATCGGGGATATCTGTGCCCGCCACCAGGCCGTGTTCCATACTGACACGGTGCAGACCATGGGCCATTATCGGCACGACGTGCAGAAGCTGAAAAACCAGTTCCTGGTAGGGTCGGCGCACAAGTTCCACGGGCCGAAGGGCGTGGGCTTTCTCTACACCCGCAGCGGCATGCAAGTGAGCCCGCTCATTCACGGGGGCTCGCAGGAGCGCAACGTGCGCTCGGGCACTGAGAATGTGTACGGCATTGTGGGGCTGGCCAAGGCCTTGGAAATAGCGATTCGCGACCTGGCGGCGCACCAAGCCCACGTGCAGGGCCTGAAGGACCGGTTCATCGAAAAGCTGCGCGCGGAGATTGACGACGTGCAGTTTAATGGCCTGTCGGCGCAAGCCGACCAGAGCCTGTACACGGTGCTGAGCGTGAGCCTGCCGCTGTCGCCCATCAACGAAATGCTGCTTTTTAACCTGGACATAAGCAAGATAGCGGCGTCTGGCGGCTCGGCTTGTACCAGCGGGGCACAGGCGGGCTCGCACGTACTCGAAGCCCTCGGCTGTGACCCCGACCGGGCCACGGTGCGTTTCTCGATGAGCAAGATGAATACCGCGGCCGAAGTGGACTACGCGGTGGCCCAACTGGCCAAGCT
- the glmM gene encoding phosphoglucosamine mutase, which produces MTLIKSISGIRGTIGGPVGQGLTPLDVVKYAAAYGSWVKTQATDSKLIIIGRDARISGEMVSRLVAATLQGLGLDVCDLGLSTTPTVEMAVPAKKAAGGIILTASHNPKQWNALKLLNAQGEFISETDGQQVLALAESEDFEFAAVTKLGQYTTDATFLKKHIKAILALPLVDVEAIRARKFRVVVDAVNSSGGFAVPQLLEALGVTTVEKLHCEPTGDFAHNPEPLPEHLRDIAKALEKGGFDLGIVVDPDVDRLALVSENGEMFGEEYTLVAVADYVLKQLGGGNTVSNLSSTRALRDVTEKAGGQYAAAAVGEVNVVTKMKETNAVIGGEGNGGIIYPELHYGRDALVGIALFLTHLAKSGLKMSQLRRSYPGYFISKNKIELTAEINTDDVLAQMEKRYAKQPVNTIDGVKIEFDKEWVHLRKSNTEPIIRIYAESDSNATADYLAQKIIGDIKEIIAVKA; this is translated from the coding sequence GTGACTCTCATAAAATCTATCTCCGGCATTCGTGGCACCATCGGCGGCCCTGTTGGGCAAGGCCTGACTCCTCTCGACGTGGTGAAATATGCCGCGGCGTACGGCTCCTGGGTGAAAACCCAGGCCACCGACAGCAAGCTTATCATCATCGGCCGCGACGCCCGGATATCCGGCGAAATGGTCAGCCGCCTCGTGGCTGCCACCTTGCAGGGGCTGGGCCTCGACGTGTGCGACCTGGGGCTGAGCACCACGCCCACCGTGGAAATGGCCGTGCCGGCCAAGAAGGCGGCCGGCGGCATCATCCTCACCGCCTCGCACAACCCCAAGCAGTGGAACGCGCTGAAGCTGCTGAATGCCCAGGGCGAATTCATTTCCGAAACCGACGGGCAGCAGGTGCTGGCCTTGGCCGAAAGCGAAGATTTTGAGTTTGCGGCCGTCACAAAATTGGGCCAGTACACCACCGACGCTACCTTCCTCAAAAAGCACATCAAGGCCATTTTGGCCCTGCCGCTGGTGGACGTAGAAGCCATTCGGGCCCGAAAGTTCCGGGTGGTGGTGGATGCCGTGAATTCCTCGGGTGGCTTTGCCGTGCCGCAACTGCTGGAAGCGCTGGGCGTGACCACGGTGGAAAAGCTGCACTGCGAGCCCACCGGCGACTTTGCCCACAACCCCGAGCCCCTGCCCGAGCACTTGCGCGACATTGCCAAGGCACTGGAGAAAGGCGGCTTTGACCTCGGCATCGTGGTGGACCCCGACGTGGACCGCCTGGCCCTGGTGAGCGAGAACGGCGAAATGTTCGGCGAAGAGTACACCCTAGTGGCCGTAGCCGACTACGTGCTCAAGCAACTGGGCGGCGGCAACACCGTGAGCAACCTGAGCAGCACCCGCGCCCTGCGCGACGTGACCGAAAAAGCCGGCGGCCAGTACGCCGCCGCCGCCGTGGGCGAGGTGAACGTGGTGACCAAGATGAAGGAAACCAACGCCGTGATTGGCGGTGAAGGCAATGGCGGCATCATCTACCCCGAGCTGCACTACGGGCGCGATGCCTTGGTGGGCATTGCGCTTTTCCTAACGCACTTGGCCAAGTCCGGCCTGAAGATGAGCCAGCTGCGGCGCTCGTACCCGGGCTATTTTATTTCTAAGAATAAAATTGAGCTGACCGCTGAAATCAATACCGACGACGTGTTGGCGCAGATGGAGAAGCGGTATGCCAAGCAGCCCGTGAACACGATTGACGGGGTGAAAATTGAGTTCGACAAGGAGTGGGTGCACCTGCGCAAGTCCAACACCGAGCCCATTATCCGCATCTACGCCGAGTCGGATTCGAACGCGACGGCCGACTACCTGGCACAGAAAATCATCGGCGACATCAAGGAGATTATTGCTGTAAAGGCGTAA
- the mazG gene encoding nucleoside triphosphate pyrophosphohydrolase: MENSASIPSVLLTSARHPAQLEAFGRLLDVLDRLRTECPWDKKQTLQSLRHLTIEETYEISDAILRDDLPDLKKELGDVMLHLLFYARIAAEKGAFDIADVLNAQCEKLIYRHPHIYGDAQADDEDAVKRNWEQLKLKEKGNTAGVLGGVPTSLPALVKAMRIQEKARGAGFDWEQPEQVWEKVKEELGEFGDEYSHGRPEQMDVERAADEFGDLLFSLVNFARFAGINPEEALERTNRKFISRFQYLESAAAANGERLADLTLAQMDIYWEQAKQRPTQPKGAN; the protein is encoded by the coding sequence ATGGAAAACTCTGCTTCGATACCTAGTGTTCTGCTTACCAGCGCCCGCCACCCGGCTCAGCTTGAGGCCTTCGGCCGTTTGCTCGACGTTCTGGACCGCCTGCGCACCGAATGCCCCTGGGATAAAAAGCAAACGCTGCAATCGCTGCGCCACCTCACCATTGAGGAAACGTACGAAATCAGCGACGCAATTCTGCGCGACGACCTGCCCGATTTGAAGAAAGAGCTGGGCGACGTGATGCTGCACTTGCTTTTTTACGCCCGCATCGCCGCCGAAAAAGGCGCCTTCGACATTGCCGACGTGCTCAACGCGCAGTGCGAAAAGCTGATTTACCGCCACCCCCACATCTACGGCGATGCGCAGGCCGATGACGAGGACGCGGTAAAGCGCAACTGGGAACAATTAAAATTGAAGGAAAAAGGCAATACCGCCGGCGTACTCGGGGGGGTGCCCACGTCGTTGCCGGCGCTGGTAAAGGCCATGCGTATCCAGGAAAAAGCCCGCGGAGCCGGCTTCGATTGGGAGCAGCCCGAGCAAGTTTGGGAAAAAGTCAAGGAGGAGTTAGGGGAATTTGGCGACGAATACAGCCACGGCCGGCCCGAGCAAATGGACGTCGAACGCGCCGCCGATGAATTCGGGGATTTGCTGTTTTCGCTGGTCAACTTTGCCCGCTTTGCGGGCATCAACCCCGAGGAGGCGCTCGAACGCACCAACCGCAAGTTTATCAGCCGCTTTCAGTATCTGGAAAGTGCTGCTGCGGCCAACGGCGAACGCCTCGCCGACCTGACATTGGCGCAAATGGATATATATTGGGAACAGGCAAAACAACGCCCCACCCAACCCAAAGGCGCTAATTAG